A genomic segment from Micropterus dolomieu isolate WLL.071019.BEF.003 ecotype Adirondacks linkage group LG03, ASM2129224v1, whole genome shotgun sequence encodes:
- the LOC123968881 gene encoding uncharacterized protein LOC123968881 — protein sequence MGPLATMKLSQETEDATNDRKFIKSQVEKRRRERMNRSMEQLRTMLLIEEPKQPGGTQRRVEKAEMLEHTVLFLKNTAKGENMRAGGGGGQTNYFQEGISTCLQRAAHFLGPAGKGLWLGSALDASFAARLSCSDSDPAGVRMRTEAGSSSSLPHTKSILRLLRQKSKHSFAHPYQLPAQQEFPRIPQQVKRQNQLEIRVETRPSKQSPSQNLLVSQTLWRPWP from the exons ATGGGACCACTGGCTACAATGAAACTGTCACAGGAAACAGAGGATGCAACAAACGACCGAAAG TTCATAAAATCCCAGGTGGAGAAACGTCGAAGGGAAAGGATGAACCGCAGTATGGAGCAACTAAGGACCATGTTGCTTATAGAGGAGCCAAAACAACcg GGTGGGACTCAGCGCAGAGTGGAGAAAGCTGAGATGCTCGAGCACACAGTCCTCTTCCTAAAGAACACTGCCAAAGGAGAAAACATGAGAGCAGGGGGTGGTGGAGGCCAGACCAACTACTTCCAGGAAGGCATCTCCACCTGCCTGCAGAGAGCAGCTCACTTCCTGGGACCTGCAGGGAAAGGCCTGTGGCTTGGATCAGCACTGGATGCATCTTTTGCCGCTCGCCTTTCCTGTTCAGACTCTGATCCTGCAGGTGTTCGAATGAGAACTGAAGCTGGTTCCTCCAGCTCTCTGCCACACACAAAGTCCATTCTGCGGCTGCTGAGGCAGAAGTCCAAGCACAGTTTTGCTCATCCGTACCAACTTCCAGCCCAGCAGGAGTTTCCCAGAATTCCCCAACAGGTTAAGAGACAAAATCAGCTTGAGATCAGGGTGGAGACGCGGCCGAGCAAACAGAGCCCGTCCCAGAACTTGTTGGTCAGCCAGACTTTGTGGAGGCCCTGGCCTTGA
- the pbx2 gene encoding pre-B-cell leukemia transcription factor 2 — protein MLQQQPLTGNGPANGRGLGMSGHPGMHALNSAHQASQHRSDGGDSGLEGTENGHEPRRDIGDILQQIMTITDQSLDEAQAKKHALNCHRMKPALFSVLCEIKEKTGLSMRNAQEEEPQDPQLVRLDNMLLAEGVAGPEKGGGAAAAVSAATSSGGMSPDSSLEHSDYKSKLSQIRSIYHTELEKYEQACTEFTTHVMNLLREQSRTRPVTPREIERMVAIIHRKFSTIQTQLKQSTCEAVMILRSRFLDARRKRRNFSKQATEVLNEYFYSHLSNPYPSEEAKEELAKQCGITMSQVSNWFGNKRIRYKKNIGKFQEEANLYAMKTALGARQGDDSPHTPNSTGSGSFSLSGSADLFLGVPPVNGEQSAYQMGMQANGNWQGRNSPPSGTSPHSDHSENSD, from the exons ATGTTGCAGCAGCAGCCTCTGACTGGCAACGGGCCTGCCAACGGCCGGGGACTCGGCATGAGTGGCCACCCCGGGATGCATGCCCTTAACTCGGCCCATCAAGCTTCCCAGCATCGGTCCGACGGAGGGGACTCTGGCCTCGAGGGCACAGAAAACGGACACGAACCCCGCAGAGACATTGGTGATATACTGCAGCAAATAATGACCATCACCGATCAAAGTTTGGACGAGGCACAAGCAAA GAAACATGCGCTCAACTGTCACCGAATGAAACCTGCATTATTCAGCGTCCTGTGCGAGATAAAGGAAAAAACTG GCCTCTCAATGAGGAACGCCCAGGAGGAAGAGCCTCAGGATCCTCAGCTGGTGCGTTTGGACAACATGCTGCTGGCGGAGGGTGTGGCGGGGCCAGAGAAGGGTggaggggctgctgctgctgtgtctgcTGCCACCAGCTCAGGAGGGATGTCGCCTGACAGCTCGCTTGAGCACTCCGACTACAAAAGCAAGTTGAGCCAGATTCGCAGTATCTACCACACTGAGCTGGAGAAGTATGAGCAG GCATGCACTGAGTTCACCACACATGTGATGAACCTGCTGAGGGAGCAGTCCCGTACACGGCCCGTGACTCCACGGGAGATTGAGCGCATGGTGGCCATCATCCACCGCAAGTTCAGCACGATCCAGACCCAGCTGAAGCAGAGCACTTGTGAGGCAGTCATGATCCTGAGGTCCCGTTTCCTTGATGCAAG GCGCAAAAGGCGCAACTTCAGCAAACAGGCCACAGAGGTCCTGAATGAGTATTTCTACTCCCACCTGTCTAACCCTTACCCCAGTGAAGAAGCCAAAGAGGAACTCGCCAAACAGTGTGGAATCACCATGTCTCAG GTCTCAAACTGGTTTGGCAATAAGAGGATCCGTTATAAGAAAAACATTGGCAAGTTCCAAGAAGAGGCCAACCTTTATGCCATGAAGACAGCCTTGGGGGCCAGACAGGGCGACGATTCCCCGCACACTCCCAACTCTACAG ggTCTGGATCCTTCTCCCTGTCCGGGTCAGCTGACCTGTTCCTCGGGGTTCCACCTGTGAACGGCGAACAGTCTGCTTATCAAATGGGCATGCAG GCTAACGGGAACTGGCAGGGTCGAAACTCGCCCCCATCTGGCACCTCGCCCCACAGCGATCACTCGGAAAACTCTGACTGA
- the LOC123968281 gene encoding G-protein-signaling modulator 1 → MDCAEIQVEMAEEGLIERLVITEEGDITEGVIERGAVDCSVVIAQSCRGESALKKEEEHTAENKNKEDVASNMCLEEQSLAKKQTNTEDDQTGEVVANVKDKQDGKQEESENMNDKQSESEAQTHERMRNNEKPEKPSDIEDKKFSQNNPQADFKRSDSSEQQPEGTKSQEEDPKKAHRLTPDFPEALYELLCTLQEGRRLNDQRCSFRLERGMRRRRCHSEPNTTKPANRVVFSSMTSLQKEEFFELVATSQARRLDDQRAQLERSQPTKPKGRSFRGSIKQLSFVKKPAPVPVPVHVPVPKEDLYNMILTTQAQGRLEDQRSRAPGPMDDDDFFSLLLRVQGGRMDEQRTELPCMLQT, encoded by the exons ATGGACTGCGCTGAGATCCAAGTTGAAATGGCTGAAGAGGGTCTGATAGAGCGTCTCGTCATCACCGAAGAGGGAGACATAACTGAGGGTGTCATTGAAAGAGGGGCAGTGGACTGTTCAGTTGTCATcgcacagagctgcagaggagaGTCGGCTCTgaaaaaggaagaggaacaTACAGCAgagaacaaaaataaagaagaCGTAGCGAGTAACATGTGTTTAGAAGAGCAGAGcctggcaaaaaaacaaaccaacacagaGGACGACCAGACAGGAGAGGTTGTTGCGAACGTAAAGGACAAACAAGATGGTAAACAAGAGGAAAGTGAGAACATGAATGATAAACAAAGTGAGAGTGAGGCGCAGACACATGAGAGGATGAGGAATAATGAAAAACCTGAGAAACCCAGTGACATAGAGGATAAAAAGTTTTCACAAAATAACCCTCAAGCGGACTTTAAGAGGTCAGATTCCTCTGAGCAACAACCTGAAGGAACAAAAAGCCAAGAAGAGGATCCAAAAAag GCTCATCGTTTAACCCCTGACTTCCCGGAAGCACTGTACGAGCTGCTCTGCACCCTTCAGGAGGGGAGACGGCTCAATGACCAGCGCTGCTCCTTCAGGCTGGAGAGGGGGATGAGGAGGCGGAGGTGCCATTCTGAGCCCAACACCACCAAACCAGCCAACAGAG TCGTCTTTTCCTCCATGACTTCACTGCAGAAAGAGGAGTTTTTTGAACTGGTGGCCACCTCTCAAGCTCGTCGACTGGATGACCAGAGGGCGCAGCTCGAAAGGTCTCAACCCACAAAACCAAAAGGCAGAAGTTTCAGAGGCAGCATAAAGCAACTCTCTTTTGTGAAAAAGCCTGCGCCAGTTCCTGTACCCGTGCATGTGCCTGTGCCCAAAGAGGATCTGTACAATATGATCCTCACGACACAA GCCCAAGGCAGGCTGGAGGACCAGCGCAGCAGGGCTCCTGGTCCCatggatgatgatgatttctTCTCCCTGCTCCTGAGGGTCCAGGGAGGACGCATGGATGAGCAGAGGACTGAATTACCGTGCATGCTCCAAACCTga